From the Hevea brasiliensis isolate MT/VB/25A 57/8 chromosome 15, ASM3005281v1, whole genome shotgun sequence genome, one window contains:
- the LOC110641313 gene encoding cyclin-dependent protein kinase inhibitor SMR6 yields MGFSKKTQVDSGLDSEGKKWVIAGIAIRTSLKPISTKPRGKDIDDGDEEEECSTTPTAKEARIPERLPCPPAPRKRRPSSRCNYNGVREFFTPPDLESVFKCYVEKAN; encoded by the coding sequence atggGGTTTTCAAAGAAGACGCAAGTGGATTCTGGTTTAGACTCGGAAGGGAAAAAATGGGTAATCGCTGGAATAGCTATTAGGACTTCACTCAAGCCAATAAGCACAAAACCAAGAGGAAAAGACATCGACGATGGTGATGAAGAAGAGGAGTGCTCTACAACCCCAACAGCGAAAGAGGCAAGAATACCAGAGAGATTACCGTGCCCGCCAGCACCAAGGAAGCGACGGCCTTCTTCGAGGTGCAACTACAATGGTGTTAGGGAGTTCTTTACTCCCCCTGATTTGGAATCAGTGTTTAAATGCTATGTTGAGAAAGCAAATTGA